In the genome of Vicia villosa cultivar HV-30 ecotype Madison, WI unplaced genomic scaffold, Vvil1.0 ctg.000621F_1_1, whole genome shotgun sequence, the window agaaatgaaaaaattAGAGATTTATATTATTATGGAAATTTTGTTGATATAAATTAGATAGTTTTTAAACATAGTACACATTTGTTTATAGTGTGCCCGATCAATTCAACCCAAACCAACCCGTTGTTTTtcagtttggtttgatttgggcTTTATTGCAAAAATGTGCAAATCAATTCAAACCAATCCATATATTTTTCATTGGTTCAAACATTAAATTATCtcaaaaccgaatcaaaccgaccCGAGAACACCCTTACACCTTACTTATACTCATATTAAAATAAAGCCAATTTAAATGTCATTTAAGCCTACCTTAACATTTTTGTTgccaaaatttaatttaatagacTAACAAAGAAGAacataaatgtaattttttttttactaaataaaatatttttttttactaaataaaatattcattcatttcaatcgatagagtacattgttgcaatacaaattaaaaatcgacaaaaacaaaaaggatgaatctgcaaacaaactcacagcatccatgttaatagcataaaatggcaaattgcatatgcctacgaATATAACTATGACTATATTGAAATTTCCGAAATATTCATGCCTTCAGATCTGTAGCGTTAACAACATTAAAGTCATAGATAggatctgcactagatcgaaactcatctttcaacctgaaacaaatgaacattGCGCACAAagatagaaaaacaaaatacaccgcacaaagacgggaaatcaaaacaaacaacgcactaaaatgacgaaatcacaaaaagaacactaaatatatgtgaaaatcacttattaAACTAATAGAGAAACAAGAACAATTTGGAAGGGTGATTttggggtgcagttaccgtgcatagataaaaatctatacaccatgcatagattataatggacccttggatcattggatcaaattctagacatcaattgttattactcaatactcaatactcaccactcaatactcaatactcaaatactggattaaaaacatgatccaatgacttatgtaggcttatgcatggtgcataagtaaaatccttatgcatattagccaaagccgtgattttggatcaaaatcaatcctaaatcacccctcttTAGGAGatcgagaagaagaagaaaagtgacgATGGCTAGGGTTGAGAGAGAAAGTAACAACTTAAATGTAATTCcttttttctttataataaaatgtaaattttatttactaaaagaccaacttaaattttatttactaaaagaCCAACTTAAATTCATAAAATGTTGTTAGCTAATCATTTAAGTAAGTTTGTTTTAAGTCAAACTCctgttttttaataaattatttttctatacaaagtttttaaaatttaactgaataaaaatagtaggagactccatcatacaaATGACTCCACCCACTCCCACTTTACTGACCTTTCTTGTGAAGATTTGGCAATCCCTACAAGCCACAGTCGTCTCACTCTCAACGGTAATGTGTTCATCAAAATCGCTACTCTATCATTcatctatcatcatcatcatcatcatcatcatccattcTTTTGTTTTCATAGCATTCATCGTAATGTTAAAGATTCATAACAGTGATTTATTAGGGCATTTCACTTTCAGATTTATTCATTTTGAAATCACTCTCAGATCTGATTTTTGTAGTATGATATGGTTCCAAGTATTTTGAAATCAGATGCCAATTCATTCCCTTTTTTAAATTTGTGTTTTAGTTTGTGAATTTTTCAGAAAAATATTGATTAACAATGCAAATGCTTTACAACTCTAtgcaaaagagaaaaataaacataaaaaatgttTATATTATTTACACTTCATCTTGAATTCGTAGTTCTGTGATGAGGACTTcgcggaagaagaagaagaaggccaAACAAAATGATCGAATTAGTGACTTACCAAGTCATGTCATTGATGATATCCTAGCAAACTTGAAAATCCGAGACCTAGTTAGGACTAGTATTTTGTCTAAAAAGTGGAGGTATATGTGGACTTCAGCCCCAcatctttgttttgattatgaCTTTTTTGAAAGGTTTCTGCATCTTGATGACCCTGACCCGGTAGTTTGTAAAATCATCATGGATGTTCTTATGCTCCGCAATGGGCCAATATGCAAGTTTTCTATTGACGTATCTTTATACTGTGGCTTCTCAATGGAAAATATCAATATGTGGATCCCCTTTATGTCAGAGCATATTAAACATCTCGAGCTTGAGACCTACTGTATTCCTgaagatgatgaaaataaaaaaatgccgGATATTCTCTTCTCTTGTAAGGAATTGACTTTCCTTAAATTTAGTTCATTTGACTTGTCAGTTCCACCTAATTTCTACGCCTTTAAAAAATTGCTTGAACTTCACTTAGTTATGGTTACATTCGAGCCCAGTGCACTTGAGAGTCTTATGTCTGGTTGTCCATTTCTTGAAAAGCTCGGCCTTGAAGAATGTACTTGTTCtgattatcttgttatatcttCTCCTTCTCTCAAAGTCTTAGTGCTAGTATTGTACGAAACAAAGTCAATTTGTCTCAAGGAAGCTAAGAATCTGATCGATTTTACACTCAAGGCATATCGTACTAGAAGTTTGATCAAAACTTTGCCAAATATTAAGAAGTTTTCTCTGGGCAAATTGATAGAACAGGTTAGAAAACAACACAAATTGTAGTATTGAATTTTGACCGATTGTCCAATCCAATATTTATTATGAAAGTTGTGTTATTGCTACTTCTAAGCGTTGTAAAGATAATCTCATTAATTTGTTGTTTGTATGTATAGTATCCATATGCTGGTATTCCTCTAAATCCTGTTATTCCTCCATATGCTGATATTCCTCCCACGCTGCTAACAAGTTCATTCAGCTCTTTAGAGTATTTGAAATTGGAGGACTTCAATTTCAATGATAAAGAAGACATTTTGTATGTTGTCAGTGTTCTCAAAAGTGCTCCTAGGTTGATTGAACTTATTATTAAACAGGTGAACATGAAAACCTATGCTTCTTAGTTTGTTTCTTATTGTTGTATTTTGACTCTTTCATTTTTATATTTCAGAGATTCAGCAAGGTTGATACCACACAAGTGTTTGACCTTTCAAAGGAGTTAAAAAGCCTTAGTTGTTGCCTTAAACTTCAGACTGTGAAAGTCTACACTGGAGATTGCTCTCAGTATGCAATGAGTTTGATAAAGTCCATACTTGCAAATTCTCCTTTGTTAAAGATTCTTACTTTTTATTTCTGCAGTTATGATAGATTAGATTCACGTATGTTGTTAAAAATTTCACAAGACTTGTTAATGATGAAACGAGCATCAACAGGAGCACAGGTTAATTTCCTTCACTCTGCTTATTGACACTATTGAATTCTGCCATCCATCATCCCTCGAATCCAACTG includes:
- the LOC131629883 gene encoding F-box/FBD/LRR-repeat protein At1g13570-like encodes the protein MRTSRKKKKKAKQNDRISDLPSHVIDDILANLKIRDLVRTSILSKKWRYMWTSAPHLCFDYDFFERFLHLDDPDPVVCKIIMDVLMLRNGPICKFSIDVSLYCGFSMENINMWIPFMSEHIKHLELETYCIPEDDENKKMPDILFSCKELTFLKFSSFDLSVPPNFYAFKKLLELHLVMVTFEPSALESLMSGCPFLEKLGLEECTCSDYLVISSPSLKVLVLVLYETKSICLKEAKNLIDFTLKAYRTRSLIKTLPNIKKFSLGKLIEQYPYAGIPLNPVIPPYADIPPTLLTSSFSSLEYLKLEDFNFNDKEDILYVVSVLKSAPRLIELIIKQRFSKVDTTQVFDLSKELKSLSCCLKLQTVKVYTGDCSQYAMSLIKSILANSPLLKILTFYFCSYDRLDSRMLLKISQDLLMMKRASTGAQVNFLHSAY